From a region of the Geothrix sp. 21YS21S-2 genome:
- a CDS encoding LysR substrate-binding domain-containing protein, with amino-acid sequence MNLNQISMRQIDYFLAVARHLNFTEAAKSLYVSQPAISKQVAQLEHDIGVPLFLRTKRSVRMTPAGIVLLKELSSIQERIEAAVAKAQHPDLGQDASITIGCLEAMEIGVFMRRAINDFKSSYPGVKVVLERHSFKTLRQKLIHGDLDLVFTLSFEIADCLGILSDFIQQARPVVLMAASHPMASRERLTLADLKDENFVTISREESPRAFDGTIDMCRRHGFTPNIVKQLPNVESMLMCVESGLGVCLFDSTIRIYNSEDFRVCELDERPIDVVMAWKRENLNHVVPLFTNRVSGVPGDNRNE; translated from the coding sequence GTGAACCTCAACCAGATCAGCATGCGGCAGATCGACTACTTCCTGGCCGTGGCCCGCCACCTGAACTTCACCGAGGCGGCCAAGAGCCTCTACGTGTCCCAGCCCGCCATCAGCAAGCAGGTGGCGCAGCTCGAGCACGACATCGGCGTGCCGCTTTTCCTGCGCACGAAGCGCTCGGTGCGCATGACCCCTGCGGGAATCGTGCTCCTGAAGGAGCTCTCCTCCATCCAGGAGCGCATCGAGGCGGCCGTGGCCAAGGCCCAGCACCCGGACCTGGGCCAGGACGCCAGCATCACCATCGGCTGCCTGGAGGCCATGGAGATCGGCGTTTTCATGCGCCGGGCCATCAACGACTTCAAGAGCAGCTATCCGGGCGTCAAGGTGGTGCTGGAGCGCCACTCCTTCAAGACCCTGCGCCAGAAGCTGATCCACGGGGATCTGGACCTGGTGTTCACCCTCTCCTTCGAGATCGCGGACTGCCTGGGGATCCTCTCCGACTTCATCCAGCAGGCCAGGCCCGTGGTGCTGATGGCGGCCTCCCACCCCATGGCCTCCCGGGAACGGCTCACCCTGGCGGACCTCAAGGACGAGAACTTCGTCACCATCTCCCGGGAGGAATCGCCCAGGGCCTTCGACGGGACCATCGACATGTGCCGGCGCCACGGCTTCACCCCCAACATCGTCAAGCAGCTGCCCAACGTGGAATCCATGCTGATGTGCGTGGAATCCGGCCTGGGGGTGTGCCTTTTCGACTCCACGATCCGGATCTACAACAGCGAGGACTTCCGGGTCTGCGAGCTGGACGAGAGGCCCATCGACGTGGTCATGGCCTGGAAGCGGGAGAACCTGAACCACGTGGTGCCGCTGTTCACCAACAGGGTCTCGGGCGTCCCGGGTGATAACCGGAACGAATGA
- a CDS encoding acyl carrier protein, with translation MDVRDKALAVIIKRAADVFKVDPATLSAGTSFETDLQAKSANYVQITTVLEDEFDVEIPYMEFKRKKTFGEAAGYVEQLVEG, from the coding sequence ATGGACGTTAGAGACAAAGCACTGGCCGTGATCATCAAGCGCGCCGCCGACGTATTCAAGGTCGATCCGGCCACCCTTTCCGCCGGCACGTCGTTCGAGACCGACCTGCAGGCCAAATCCGCCAACTACGTCCAGATCACCACCGTGCTCGAGGACGAATTCGACGTGGAGATCCCCTACATGGAATTCAAGCGCAAGAAGACGTTTGGCGAGGCCGCCGGCTACGTCGAACAGCTCGTCGAAGGCTGA
- a CDS encoding CocE/NonD family hydrolase, whose translation MHEQRPAPQLFSKKIVFDGEEIEVFYRKAREPIDPAEGLDLSKEKGLAATAHGFCAKFNQRTYKNEDGILCEQDIPVTLRDGTVIYCDIYRKEGEDNIPVLVSWSAYGKRPGDGMSEWQVMGVPPGTISTMSKFESADPGYWCHQGYAVANVDPRGVGHSQGDICIMGTQDARDGYDFIEWVAKQHWCNGKVGMAGNSFVAMTQIRIAAQQPPSLACIAPWEATCDIFRESIYEGGIPALGFNEFVVASLTGPSLVEDMVANAKAYPFMNKYWEDKIPNFANVKIPVYACASWSHFHLHGAFNSFRKMKSTRKWLRAHREQEWPDASTPANIEDLKRFFDRYLKNIHNGWELTPRYRLEVMDAYDFDYQTYRGEKEFPLARTEYKRFYLDAAKGALALEPVPVKSSVSYDPATEQANFDLAFDEDTEITGYLSLRLWVEADGHDEMDIMVNVQKLDEDGNWLPTSILGEPHPGPWGKMRVSRRALDEKLTTKFEPVQSQLKEEKLAKGQIVPVDIAIVPVSKLYHKGQQLRVQVAGRYIREGWFEPLIWETDNKGRHIIHTGGEYESYLQAPVIPARYKTKSGYTRR comes from the coding sequence ATGCACGAACAGCGTCCGGCACCGCAGTTGTTCTCCAAGAAGATCGTCTTCGACGGCGAGGAGATCGAGGTCTTCTACCGCAAGGCCCGCGAGCCCATCGACCCCGCCGAGGGCCTCGACCTCTCCAAGGAGAAGGGCCTGGCCGCCACGGCCCACGGCTTCTGCGCCAAGTTCAACCAGCGCACCTACAAGAACGAGGACGGCATCCTCTGCGAGCAGGACATCCCCGTGACCCTGCGTGACGGGACGGTGATCTACTGCGACATCTACCGCAAGGAAGGCGAGGATAACATCCCCGTCCTGGTGTCCTGGAGCGCCTACGGCAAGCGCCCCGGCGACGGCATGTCGGAATGGCAGGTCATGGGCGTTCCCCCCGGCACCATCTCCACCATGAGCAAGTTCGAGTCCGCCGATCCCGGCTACTGGTGCCACCAGGGCTACGCGGTGGCCAACGTGGACCCCCGCGGCGTGGGCCACTCCCAGGGCGACATCTGCATCATGGGCACCCAGGACGCACGGGACGGGTACGACTTCATCGAGTGGGTCGCCAAGCAGCACTGGTGCAACGGCAAGGTGGGCATGGCGGGCAACTCCTTCGTGGCCATGACCCAGATCCGCATCGCCGCCCAGCAACCCCCCAGCCTCGCCTGCATCGCCCCCTGGGAAGCCACCTGCGACATCTTCCGCGAGTCCATCTACGAGGGCGGCATCCCTGCGCTCGGCTTCAACGAGTTCGTCGTGGCGTCCCTGACCGGGCCTTCCCTGGTGGAGGACATGGTGGCCAACGCCAAGGCCTACCCCTTCATGAACAAGTACTGGGAAGACAAGATTCCCAACTTCGCCAACGTCAAGATCCCCGTCTACGCCTGCGCCTCCTGGAGCCACTTCCACCTGCACGGCGCCTTCAACTCCTTCCGCAAGATGAAGTCCACCCGGAAGTGGCTGCGCGCCCACCGGGAACAGGAATGGCCCGACGCCAGCACCCCGGCCAACATCGAGGACCTCAAGCGCTTTTTCGACCGGTACCTGAAGAACATCCACAACGGCTGGGAGCTGACCCCCCGCTACCGCCTGGAGGTCATGGACGCCTACGACTTCGACTACCAGACCTACCGCGGGGAGAAGGAATTCCCCCTGGCCCGCACCGAATACAAGCGCTTCTACCTGGATGCCGCCAAGGGCGCCCTAGCCCTGGAGCCCGTGCCGGTCAAGTCCAGCGTCTCCTATGACCCCGCCACCGAGCAGGCCAATTTCGACCTGGCCTTCGACGAGGACACCGAGATCACCGGGTACCTGTCGCTGCGCCTCTGGGTGGAGGCCGACGGCCACGACGAGATGGACATCATGGTCAACGTCCAGAAGCTCGACGAGGACGGCAACTGGCTGCCCACCAGCATCCTCGGCGAGCCCCATCCCGGCCCCTGGGGCAAGATGCGGGTATCACGCCGCGCCCTGGACGAGAAGCTCACCACCAAGTTCGAGCCCGTGCAGTCCCAGTTGAAGGAAGAAAAGCTCGCCAAGGGTCAGATCGTCCCCGTTGACATCGCCATCGTGCCGGTCTCGAAGCTCTACCACAAGGGCCAGCAGCTGCGGGTCCAGGTGGCGGGCCGCTACATCCGCGAAGGCTGGTTCGAGCCCCTGATCTGGGAGACCGACAACAAGGGCAGGCACATCATCCACACCGGCGGGGAATACGAGTCCTACCTGCAGGCCCCCGTCATCCCGGCCCGCTACAAGACCAAGAGCGGGTACACCCGGCGCTAG
- a CDS encoding phosphate acyltransferase, with the protein MSSEFIAQLTARAVQNPKTIIFPESGSEKVLQASERLLKAGIARPILVGKRDAIEARAAELQVSTKGFDYVDNEDEAVLAYLIPAFLAVNQDFSEKALNRKFRNPLNFAAAWVKLGRADCLAAGIDCSTGDVVLASQLFIGLQDGISTVSSFGVVEAPGFETSEGNLFAIADCAVCQNPTASELSDIACTTADTMKSLLGWEPRAALVCFSTDGSGQHEITDKVKEGVRIANERRPDLAIDGEFQIDTALKPAVAAKKVRRPSRVAGRANIIVFPDLNAGNIGVKLIQMFGGALAHGPLLQGFARPVTDFSRSAPIDEIVGNLTILVVRAGE; encoded by the coding sequence ATGAGCAGTGAATTCATCGCCCAATTGACCGCCCGGGCCGTCCAGAATCCGAAGACCATCATCTTCCCGGAATCCGGAAGCGAGAAGGTCCTCCAGGCTTCCGAGCGGCTCCTGAAGGCCGGGATCGCCCGGCCCATCCTCGTCGGGAAGAGGGACGCCATCGAGGCCAGGGCCGCTGAACTCCAGGTGTCCACCAAGGGCTTCGACTACGTGGACAACGAGGACGAGGCCGTCCTGGCCTACCTCATCCCGGCCTTCCTGGCCGTGAACCAGGACTTCTCCGAGAAGGCCCTGAACCGGAAGTTCAGGAACCCGCTCAATTTCGCAGCCGCCTGGGTGAAGCTGGGCCGGGCCGACTGCCTCGCGGCGGGCATCGACTGCTCCACGGGCGACGTGGTCCTGGCCAGCCAGCTCTTCATCGGGCTCCAGGACGGCATCTCCACCGTCTCCAGCTTCGGGGTCGTGGAGGCGCCCGGTTTCGAGACCTCGGAGGGGAACCTCTTCGCCATCGCGGACTGCGCGGTGTGCCAGAACCCCACCGCCTCGGAACTGTCGGACATCGCCTGCACCACCGCAGACACCATGAAGAGCCTCCTGGGGTGGGAACCCCGCGCGGCCCTGGTGTGCTTCTCCACGGACGGCAGCGGCCAGCACGAGATCACCGACAAGGTGAAGGAGGGCGTCCGGATCGCCAACGAGCGCAGGCCGGACCTGGCCATCGACGGCGAGTTCCAGATCGACACGGCCCTCAAGCCGGCCGTGGCCGCCAAGAAGGTCCGGCGCCCCAGCCGGGTCGCGGGCCGCGCCAACATCATCGTGTTCCCGGACCTCAACGCGGGAAACATCGGCGTCAAGCTGATCCAGATGTTCGGCGGCGCCCTGGCCCACGGGCCCCTCCTGCAGGGGTTCGCCAGGCCGGTGACGGACTTTTCACGCAGCGCGCCCATCGACGAAATCGTCGGCAACCTGACCATCCTCGTGGTCCGGGCCGGGGAATAG